The nucleotide sequence TTTTATAGTGTATGTGATTGTAAACTTAAATTGATGTCTCACAACTAACATCAACAGACAAATTTACCCATGTACATGTCTAGCACTCTCTAAATCAAAAGATCAATTTTGGATTTCTAATTAGAAACGTATAAACTACGGAAATGGAAACATGgatataagaagaagaagaaaaaaaaggatttaTATATAACCGGCCATATCATGCATCCACATTAGAGTCATCGAAAACTacacaataacaataataaatctctccaaaaaaaaaaaaaaaactaattccaACAATAAAGAGAATTAGTTAGACATatcaagaagaaaagagaatcaACATTAAAAACGATGTCTCAATCTTCTCCATCTTTAAGCTCTCTCCTTCTTGAttactctctctctttctctagGTTATTTAGTTAaatgtattttgaaataaactattttattatttcatcaaTCGGTTCATTCTCATCGATTGAGTGTAttatttttgctatttttttttaacaggctaaaattaattatgttaaCACTAACAAAGTAATCTCTTTGGCATAAGGCGTACCAAAGAGGCTACTAAAGATTataagttgtcaaccaaataATTATAAAAGATGATTAATTAGCCAATGCTCAAACAAATTAACGGATTCGACCACCACCTCTGAATGCTATAAACAAAATTGGTGTTCTTTACTTTCAGCCaccaaaaagaataaattttttctATGAGATGAGATCCGTTGGTACCAGGTGTCAAACTTTATATTGACATCAAATCTCAATCATCCATTTAAGTTTAATCAAACACTTATAATTACTCATTTAAGGTCTCAAGAAATATCCATTTCATTTGGTGTAGTGAATCTCgctctttatttctttttatggtAAACAAATATAGttctttaattataatattcaaGTGCTGAAAAATAGTTATTTCAAACACGCAAAGAATATCAAGACAATGGAGATTACTTTATCGTTTTCTAAATggatgcttaaaaaaaaaaactgatgttATTAAAATTCATCTTCAAGGTagttattttatgatgaataatTGACATAATACTTGTTGAAACACAGGATCAATGGGGCAATGATGTTGGATTGCCATTTGATCGTAAAAATAGAAGATAAAATCAACACTGATTAGAGATAGATAGAGTCAACACTTTATATTCAACGTATTTTTACCAAGTTTTTGGAAACTTTGATCCATTCATATGGAAAATATGATCTTTTGTCTTTAGAGTTAGTGCATgttgatttaattttgttcaCCCAGAAAATGCTTGCTGTTTTTTGAACTCCTTGAGCAAAGAACAAAATCGGGTGTTCCAGATATTGTgggttttaatttatttttttgacacatgtggattttaattttttattatgcattgatctttcaaaaaaaaaatttgcattgaGGAGGAGATAATTATAGACAGGGATCATTGAATATTTTTTCATCTGTATTCtcttttccctttctctcttgtgagCCGTCACCAAAACccaaagaggggtgatttagggtatccaaaatcacccctctaactcgtttttctctttcccttttattgaaaaataagtgattttcacatttatttcgttttttattttgtgatttcgtcatcttcgtgcgacgttgtttgtgtttcttgtttctctcaggTATTTGATCGGTTGATTAGTTTCGATCCGATGTAGAtgcaatcaatgactttggcgtcatccacgttgcagatccggagacatgaataTTCCggatatttaaatataatcatatgtgtaggcatttgtactttgtcgttttatactattaacatggatattgTGAGcctgttcacagattcatcctttttgtttttagcgaatttacATTATAtcaatgtactctatcaatttgaatgaatatcttaattttattttgtaaaaaaaaaaaaaaaaaaaaagacagggATCATTGAGAAAGGTAGGAAAAGATAGGGTCAACGTAACTCTTGATTCATCaccaataaattaaaaaagagtaaaattaaTATGTGATGAGTATCAAAACTAAGAAGATCATGAGATATAAGAGCCTTTTAAATTGAATGGAATTGTGTTAATATAAAGTTTGACACCTGATGTCAAATGGATTCTaactctttttctatttttaattatatattttaagatGAGAAtctataaaagaatttttttttacttatataaaagaaattatatatgttaagaaatttattcaatattacctttttttaaaagatattatATTACCTTATAAtcaatagaaatatatttgatgGTTGTGATGATGTGATGCATATCTATTTATACAGATATTACTCATTAAGCAATTtctcataattttgttttaaggaATCCTCATAAATGCTTATATACTACATTAAATATATGGAGTTGCttatatttcttataaaaagaaaaggaacaaaaatatagaaaaaatatgaaaacatgtctagaaatataaaagaaaaaaaaaattgtatttatttgCGAACAGGATGGGTATTGTATGGCTTGTGCTCGGTTTTCGCTGTCATTAATATCATTTAGCcgataaaaaaatgtataactttttttccataaaaaaaaaaaaagaataaaaagaagaaatttgaatttaGTCACCTTTAAGCAAGTAtgtgttttattatttaattattttaacatCAAAAGAAACCTAATCCAAAATACTCTTAAATATTTGCAAGATAAGTTGTAACTTAATACTGAACAagattttattgaataaaactTTAGTTAAGTACGAAAGATAGAATCATGGAACAAGACTTTATTGAATAATCTAATATTAAAAGATAGATTGCAATACTCAAaccacattaaaaaaaaaaaaaaatcaaatgaaaaacaatttattcaaCACTATCGTCAATCAATTGATATTCGCAAATTCTTTGAACGCTTTGGAGCATTGACTAAAAGTTGTGCACGTCCATGGCGATATTCCACCTTTCCATCTTCATTCCACAACTTAATATTAATCTGTTCCAAAACTTTTCCTTGCATAAGAAAGCAACAAGTCATAAGTTCTTCGTTTGTGGCTCTCAATCCAATTACTTCTACCACCTTCAAAGTATTTTGCAAGCATTGAGGAAACACTCGACGCGTTTGCCAAAATCTCGCAAGGTCTCTATAATAGGGAAGTCCATAGTCCTGTAATATATACAACCAAACATTCAAAAGTGTTAAAAATCAAACCATATAACTATATATCAATGACTACTATATATGTTAAatatttgagagaaaaagagagaCATGAAATGTAAAGTATTTTACTCACCTCAAATATAACTTGTGGACTTATGTCCAATGTAAGTTTTTCAAGCAATGGGCAACTGTTGAGCAAGAATTCAATTCCACAAAGCTCATATGGATGCATTTGAGTCTTTAGAATCAAATGTTTTACATTCAAAGCACTTTGCATCCGCTCCGATTCATCTCCGGATGGAACAATCTTTTTTATAACAATgtttcaataaaaacatcaattaGAAAAAAGATCAATTCAAAAAGTTGATAGAGTGGAGTACTAATCTAATATACTATGTATATGTTGATTCATATGAGATATTTAAATGTATGCACAAAGTAACCTACAATTTCTAAACACAAGcaagaaattaattaaaagagtACCTGGAGTAGATAACTGCAAACTGTTAGAATCTTAGCGGCGGAGAAATCATGAAGGATTTGGCAGAGTTCATTGCCACGTTCATGAAACTCCGATTCTAGAGAAAAATCAATGTATACCTCTTCTATAGCCCTTACATTTATATCTGAAGTAAACACAGCCCCAGAATATTTGAAGTATTTAAGATTTGGTGCATTAAATATGAAATACTCAGCATCACACTTGTTTACCACCAATCTTGTTAATCCAAGTGGTTCATCTCCCAAATCAAAGTTTGCCAAATTCAAACATTTCTCAAGACTCAAATTATCAATCGTTCTACAAGTTGATAACAAttttttgagagttttgatttCAACTTCAATCCAACCCAAAGACAAATCTTTGAGTGCAACAAAGTTATGAAGATTTTGCATATCAAAACCACATGAATACAATTTAAGTGATTCAAGTGATGATCCGAGTTGATAAACCTGCGTTGGCAATTGGAACAACGCATGTTTACAATCCAAATTGTTGTCTTCCCACTTAGGATCAGAGAAATCAAATGTTAAATCTTTCACGCCCTGTTGTGTCGCAAAAGCAACACAACCTTCAATTGTTTCCCCACAAGTTTGAGGGTTTGAAATCGTGAGAGAAAACTTGTTGATGTCATGGCTAGTGAACTGCGCAATCCAATTTGTGATAAAGTCGAGGAAAACTTTTCTCTGCGCTTGTTTGATTTTATCGGAACTTGAATCAACGAAGAAGTTTTCATTGAAATCGATGTGGTCTTCGGACTGCCATATCTTTAACCAGTTGTTAAGGATACTTGTTCTCCTTGCGGCTTCTTCGGAAGGTAGGAAAGAAACGATTGCAAGACGAAGCGATTCTGATATCAAAGAAAACAATTCCATGTTATTTCTTGCCATGGTTTTGATTATGAATATACGATAATGATATGTAGGGTTACTGTGTTTAGTGATAGTGGTGAATTATTTGGGCATAGgttgtatgtatttatatagAACGATCAATGTATAGAGATGCAAACCTTTGGAAGAAACGTTTTGGTGAAAAGGTGTTatgatgatatttttcttttaatttttgattgATAGCTTTTCATCTGTAGACATGTCATAATGTTTCGGTTCGAAAAAGCTAATAGTAGTAAATAATTTAAGAGATTAGTTAAGGAATGTCTAACTAAGGTATTTGgttaataattttacaaaaataaattttgtgatTTATAGTTGTGCTAATTTGTATCTTAGGGGATAGGATTAGGAAgtgaaaagtgaaaattttatatttaaagataatattttaatttcttttaaaaattactGCACGATCTTTGAGACTAGTATCTTACTCTCTCAATTCCATTTTATAAGTTTCTCCGATtaagtttaaatatattaaaaaatttgatagtGTAGTTAATGTGTCAATATTATGTATCTATATTACTAAACTTTCCTAAATTTGtatgtatttaatttgattttttaatattttaagacAAGTTAAcgatattaattaaaattatgtttgaaaataataataaatgcacaTATTACATAGTACATCATATCATAATAtaactatatttttaaaaactggTTTGGACTGCCGGATCAACTGGTTGAACCGGGTACCAGACAGTTCGCCGGTTGGTTTGGTCCCGTTTACATTGCAGTTGGGTTGAACAACAACCGAACCAGATCAACTGCAGTTGGTTCAACctgtttttctttatataatttttctataCTATTTTTAAGATTCAAAGTTTTTCATACAAAGATTCAAATACCTAATTGTGACATCTGACATAACTCACCGCAAAATATCTTCATATGTTTTTACCTCTACCACAAAACCACAAGATTCACAAGCTCTGGTGCTAGAGTTTCTTCAAGGAAAAGGTCTTTCAaatttctaagaaaataaacaatttcTCTTTAATTAAGATTCAACAAGTTTCAAGTTTTCCACTACCTTCATTCAaagaataatttgataaaatgacataattcaattaGAAAGTGactttgataaaaataacactCAATTAGAAAGTGACTTCATAAGAAAAATTGCACTaccaataaaaatttgtttataatttgataaaaaaaaagattatagcCAATTATATACTTAACACTCAATTAGAAAGTGACTTCAtaagaaaaattgcaaaatatAATGACAGTACCAATAAACACAATAAATTCATATGTGAACCAAATTACCCTTTTACTAACCACACTATCATCACCAAAACAAAAGTATTATTAGtaggaaaaaaacaaatgagaaaTTTTGAACATAATGGACTATCAAATAAAACTAGGAAGAAACATCAGCAATTCCAAAAACGTCACATTTCAAAGACATAATAAAGCCAATTTAGAAAAATTTCAGTTCATTCTAAAATGAAGTTCAAGTTTGCAACTTTATCCAAAATGCTTAAAAcccaagaaataaaaaatgaattttgatagAAGAAAAGTACATACAGTAGCAGATCGAGCACAAGAAGTGTCAATGGTAACTAGATCCACCAttgattttcttcttgtttATGAACTACATGCGTATGCTGCTGCAACTGGAAATATGgagttgtttttgtttgaacTTATTTTCCGCTGCgatatttttaattacattgaagtgatttttttgaatgatGAGAATGTGTAGCACCCTTTTGTGTTAGattgttatttgtattttaatttataaaatatttgttgggGTTAGGGTGTTACAACGATGATAtgattttttgtcattttttaatatttcgtGGGACAACAGCATCACTATTAATTTCAATGTGGTTTTATCTGGTTTGATTTCATAATGGATCGTGATAGATTTGGCCATTTTATTAAGTTCAATTTGGGGTCTCTATGCTCGACAATTTATCTATTTAAATGTTTCTCCATTAGACAATTTAACACTAGTATTGCTGAAATTCTAGATGACAATTAAGGTAGTCATCGTCTTCAACGCTTACTCTCTCATCGATCTCTTTTGAATATTGTATGGTTTAGTCATCATATTTTCATGGATGCATTGTTTTTCCTCGTTTTGGCACAGATAATGTTGTTTCATTCGATTTGGGATTGCTTTTATGGGTTTAATGGTTCACAAAATTATCACGGGGGTTCTTCTCTTTTCTGGAACAGGATCGAAATTCATATAATTCCATGTTGTTTTGTTCAGCATTTCATATTGAATGACATGTGTCAAAATGGCTTTACTTCATAACACGATTTATGTTAAATGAGTGAAGAAGGtgatttcaataaatttatacACACCAATTGTAAACATTTCTAATGTGAGTAtacatgttttgtttctttatgtAAAAGTTAATAGCAGAGATTCTCCACATGACAATATTGGGTAGTCAATTTTATACTTATCTAAAGTGATTCGTGTGTTTTCACTTCAAGTTTTTCAGTGTTTTATTCATACCCAATACAAACATGGAGTGTCATTGTAACCAACATTGGAAAATTTTGAGctataaaaaaagataatagaatatataaattcatactcCTAACATTTACCAAATTAATTGAAAACAATTAGGTGTTTGTTCTAAAATGACTAATtacaatgattaataaatatacAAAGGAAAATAATATGAATGTTGATACAGTCCATCTTTCGAATAAGGTAAAaccaacaacttattttaaaaaatttacaattcaCTATAAAGTGTATTAATAATTACTCATCATCTCTACATATAGTTTTCTGTGTTATATATGTTCAAATTAAAGTACGTTCTATTGAAATTGTGTTTTTTGACATTTAAGATATTTCATCCATCTTTATACAAAAATTAGACTCTAATTAAGTACATGAGAAATAGCAGTTCATTCATAGTAGTGGCACAGTACACATAATATGTTTCAATGGATACTACAACCATTCATTCTTGACACATGATTCTGAAGTAGCAATAAACATCACAAGAAAGAGAGGTTTTAATTGTtacccttttaaaattattcctgaaaATTAAGTTTAGATTTATATACTCAAACGTTCTTGGTTTATGTTAGTTCAACAAgattaaagtatataaaaattaatttgctaaaaaaaaaaaaaacaattaattgatAGGACCATAATGGTATGGAGAATGATTATtagcagaatgagaaaaatgatattaaattaaaatataaattttataaggatCAGAATGTTCTAGAGAATGATTAATATAAGACAGAAtgataaaacaatttataaaatgattttaaactttagtcaaataattaaataattttttttatcttggaCCAGAATGTTCCTGAGTAAGTTTAATATTGAATAAAGTAATGCAGtaatattaatgattaattaGGGACCAGAAaactctggattaatttgaTAGTGATTAATTAGGACTAGAATATTCTTGAGATTAATATAGGTGTGATATAGTGTGTATATTGTGTGTATTGTGTAactttagagagagagagagaggaataACACATaagagttatcctggttcaccaaacccgacaacttccagtccccacacctcgtgtgagattatccactatagttgTCTTGCTAACGGAAACTTATGACTAGCACTATAAGGTtttgatcacaccagatcagttTGTTACACCAtgtattatcaacctcaacAGACTTCTACAATTCTTTGCTTTCACACAAGAAAGATTGTTACACTTCTTTCTTAAACTATCGTTACAGATAGACTTAAGAATTACAATACACTTTGTAAGATGAGATTTGGTTTGGATCAAATAAATTCTCAACACTTGTTTGAGATTTACATAAGCAAATTCGAAAGAGAAGATCCAAGAGATATAGTGAGAGAGCTTGGAATTTACTTTGTTTGCGAAGAGCTTTGTATGTAGTGATGTTTTTCACTTGAGAGAATATTGATGTAAGATTTTTACAtgtcataaaactatttacacgtaagtataaTAGGATCGTTTCCGCAGGGAGTTGCGTaattcataagcattttcacaatatttgtcacattaagtgtttgggtataaattgtttgtttgtgtaaaactattttcctattcgacataaaagtaaaacgagaagagatagggtTATTTTGCttgcggtcagagacatcaaccaagcgtaacagtTGCAATTTCTCGATCgattaacggattctagctttttaaacgatattatcacaatcactcgacaatatcattcgtgtccaaatgatatcgttatttctaagggatcgtttaaacatcgatttcccaaacatttaaacgatcacaaagcCTTTTGGatcgtttaatcgacgatttcccaaccgattaaatgacccaaaagcattaagttctagattaaaagtgattatcaaatattaacatccatgtctagagtgataacttaagatagattgttattctatttctagattcaaaagtatgtgtccatatcatttcaaatctcaataaaagaataaaagcaagaataacaacaatattgaataaatagctagaaccatatattaaatgatcaaaagattacataatagcttgtttgaatacctcaaaaccacAAGAGTAGATATaactacatatgtctatgatagatTTGCAAAGGATGAGGAAGAAATGAAGATTCAatgacaagatccatgatgtctcaacaaatcttggcttgaatctactcctaactaccttgctttgtgtttctctctctagaaaagccctagtctctctctaaaaaccagaaaaatgtaaataaaaatgtaatggaATGGTTGGAAAGAGAAGACAACTATTTATATGGGCCACTTCTGCGAAATGTGTGAAATATGCCTCTGCACCAATGGAGTTGCTTCACGTGGCCCTTATCCACTTGATCCTCCTGAGTTTCGCCTGCAACTACGCTGATAGCGAAACTCCCTGTGAGCTTTTCGCCAATAGCGACATTTTCTCTAATGGCGACTTTCTTGAAATCATGCTTCTGACTTCGCCCCCAGCTTCGCTGATGGCGAAACTCTCTGTGAATTTTTCGCTATCAACGAAATATTCGCTTATAACGACTTCCTTGTGAACTTTTGGCAATTCTTGCTCTTTGCTTGTATTTTCCTGCACAAAAGGGTAAAGTAAGGCATGCAAAGCACAAATGACATTAAGGCACATAATTGAAGCTTTTCCATCAataatttgtaaaacaattcatCAAACATGCCTAAACTAGCACATGAATTAGATCATTTTTAGCACTTATCAAATATTTACTTTCATAACTCATGCTTTCAACCTTCAAAACCActtgtatttataggtgaggagtgcctTGGTGATCAAGAGTGAAAATAGAGATGTTGGacacgtttttttttatagatgtccAAAGTCTCATTTgatttcacttttcttcttaaaattgGGCAGAAAGATCTCAGAATGTTATGTCTGATTTGCCTGCCTTGCTTGCATTGTTTCTTGCTCGAGTGAGAGAACCAACTGTAATGAGTTGTTTGCTTGTTGTGTTTAGTAGTGACATTAATTATGTCATCCCATGTTACTTTAGTGATGTCATGATCCTAAAGCAAGGTGGTCTTATCCATGAATGAGATATTTTCTTTCTCATGGACTTTAGCTTCCAAAATGGGTCGAACCTAGGGCACAAGTCAGCAACTTACATTTAATCTATTTTGCCATGCTTTCTTcttctattattttatatatttttgatgtACTATTTTGTTTGTTTCGTATATGCCAGAAGGTTCTCAATTCATTCTCATGAAATAAATTctcacaaaataaattaatagacaataagataaaataaattcattatgattgtaatctttaaaacatcaaataagaaTTTTGTCGCAACAGGTTCAAGTTGACTGATAAAAAGTTTATGAATTTGAATGTCCTAAACAAATAGTTTACTAGAATTACAGACACAATACTTTTCAAATATATCTTGACATTTACAATAATACTAATGAAATCCTATAGAATTCCACAGCTAACGtaattttacaaatataattgGGTGTAATTTGTTGCTATTGTAATTTTTTAGCACTAACACTTGATTAAAAAGTAAACTCTTTGAATAAAACACTGGAAATTGTAGGGTTAAATCTATCTATTAGACTTGacttacaatttttaaatagaaaattataGACATGACTAGATTTGAAGGTTGgtataagaaaatgaaaatgatttgaaacGATTGCCTACATATATTAGCGTAATATCTTTTACTCCTCGAATAGTGTATCATAACTTTGCATCAAACTCCTGAGGCTTGTTCTAGGAGAATGAGTTATACTCTATGAATCAATGGTCGAATTCTAATATAGATGCTTATATTTAGTGTCGGCAcatcttaaatagaaatatctTTAGCGGAGagaacctataaaaaaaaaaaaaaacacaccttACAAACATTTGTAGTTTGatatttacctttttttaagggttaaatatgttttgttctctataaatatctcaacctttttagtccttttaaaaaatttc is from Medicago truncatula cultivar Jemalong A17 chromosome 1, MtrunA17r5.0-ANR, whole genome shotgun sequence and encodes:
- the LOC25484863 gene encoding putative F-box/LRR-repeat protein At1g56400, with translation MQSALNVKHLILKTQMHPYELCGIEFLLNSCPLLEKLTLDISPQVIFEDYGLPYYRDLARFWQTRRVFPQCLQNTLKVVEVIGLRATNEELMTCCFLMQGKVLEQINIKLWNEDGKVEYRHGRAQLLVNAPKRSKNLRISID
- the LOC120579289 gene encoding putative F-box/LRR-repeat protein At1g56400, with protein sequence MARNNMELFSLISESLRLAIVSFLPSEEAARRTSILNNWLKIWQSEDHIDFNENFFVDSSSDKIKQAQRKVFLDFITNWIAQFTSHDINKFSLTISNPQTCGETIEGCVAFATQQGVKDLTFDFSDPKWEDNNLDCKHALFQLPTQVYQLGSSLESLKLYSCGFDMQNLHNFVALKDLSLGWIEVEIKTLKKLLSTCRTIDNLSLEKCLNLANFDLGDEPLGLTRLVVNKCDAEYFIFNAPNLKYFKYSGAVFTSDINVRAIEEVYIDFSLESEFHERGNELCQILHDFSAAKILTVCSYLLQVLF